The genomic stretch AACCCAGAATTCCAAGTGACCGCCAGCCATTAAGAACAGGCTTAAGGCGAGCACGGCGATGCTGCCGAGAAAGATTCGGTCGCCATGTCCTCGGGACGTTGTCATGATAAATGGCACCATCGTGACGAAACCAAGCAGGACGGCAGGCAGGTAGACACGCCAATGCTGGGGCGCGGGGTAGTTTAGGTCTTGGGCGAGTACCAAAGGTACGGCGACGAAACTGGCGGTTAATATCATGTGCAGCATGAACACGCCCAGGTCCAAGCGAAGTAGCGTCGGATCGCGCAAGATCTGTTTCAGTCCAATTGTCCGTTGCTGGGCCGGACGGGCTTCGACTGAGGTTTGTCCCGTTGGGATCGACCAAAGCAGGGGGATGCCTAAAAGCGCCATCACGGCGGTCAGAGAGAATAGGCCGTTGACGCCGACTAGGGCGCTCAGGACTGGGCCGGCGGCCAGCGCGATGGCGAACGAGCCGCCGATCGAAACCCCGACGATAGCCATCGCTTTGGTTCGTTGGGAAGCGCGTGTCAGATCGGCCAAGAACGCGTTCAGTGTGCCGGAAATCGCGCCAGCCCCTTGTAAGGCTCGCGCCATAACCAGCGTCATAGCCGAGCCGGCCATGGCAGCCCACGCGCTTCCGATACAAAAAATGATCAGTCCCGCGGTGACGATGGGCTTGCGGCCGATGCGGTCGGATAAAGCACCGAGTGGGAT from Pseudomonadota bacterium encodes the following:
- a CDS encoding MFS transporter, which translates into the protein MVFITFFESVEADNIRRLTVPRQKGSRALNLHDESDERPSLTPSERRASLSIAALYSLRMMGLFLVLPVLALHAQELSGATPFLMGLAVGIYGLTQAVFQIPLGALSDRIGRKPIVTAGLIIFCIGSAWAAMAGSAMTLVMARALQGAGAISGTLNAFLADLTRASQRTKAMAIVGVSIGGSFAIALAAGPVLSALVGVNGLFSLTAVMALLGIPLLWSIPTGQTSVEARPAQQRTIGLKQILRDPTLLRLDLGVFMLHMILTASFVAVPLVLAQDLNYPAPQHWRVYLPAVLLGFVTMVPFIMTTSRGHGDRIFLGSIAVLALSLFLMAGGHLEFWVLATALWIFFTAFNLLEASLPALVSRAAPGEAKGMALGVYATTQFLGAFCGGVLGGFLLGHAPPFVVFITLGTLTVVWFGVSWPLLQNASERTAVDPQ